Proteins encoded by one window of Synechococcus sp. MVIR-18-1:
- a CDS encoding DNA-directed RNA polymerase subunit gamma produces MTNSNLRTENHFDYVKITLASPDRVMEWGQRTLPNGQVVGEVTKPETINYRTLKPEMDGLFCEKIFGPSKDWECHCGKYKRVRHRGIVCERCGVEVTESRVRRHRMGFIKLAAPVSHVWYLKGIPSYVAILLDMPLRDVEQIVYFNCYVVLDAGDHKDLKYKQLLTEDEWLEIEDEIYAEDSEIENEPVVGIGAEALKQLLEDLQLNAVAEQLREEIAGSKGQKRAKLIKRLRVIDNFIATNARPEWMVLDAIPVIPPDLRPMVQLDGGRFATSDLNDLYRRVINRNNRLARLQEILAPEIIVRNEKRMLQEAVDALIDNGRRGRTVVGANNRPLKSLSDIIEGKQGRFRQNLLGKRVDYSGRSVIVVGPKLKMHQCGLPKEMAIELFQPFVIHRLIRQNIVNNIKAAKKLIQRADDEVMQVLQEVIDGHPIMLNRAPTLHRLGIQAFEPKLVDGRAIQLHPLVCPAFNADFDGDQMAVHVPLAIEAQTEARMLMLASNNILSPATGDPIITPSQDMVLGSYYLTALQPHMHPIEFGDRSRTYSSLEDVIHAYEDNRITLHDWVWVRFNGEVDDEDEREEPIKSETLSDGTRFEQWTYRRDRFDEDGALISRYILTTVGRVVMNYTIIDAVAAT; encoded by the coding sequence ATGACCAACAGCAATCTGCGTACAGAGAACCACTTCGACTACGTCAAAATCACACTCGCATCACCCGATCGGGTCATGGAGTGGGGTCAGCGCACCTTGCCGAATGGACAGGTGGTTGGAGAAGTGACCAAGCCTGAAACCATCAACTACCGCACGCTCAAGCCGGAGATGGATGGCTTGTTCTGCGAAAAGATCTTTGGTCCCTCCAAGGATTGGGAATGCCATTGCGGTAAGTACAAGCGAGTTCGTCACCGCGGCATCGTTTGTGAGCGCTGTGGCGTTGAGGTCACAGAGAGTCGGGTGCGACGTCACCGCATGGGCTTCATTAAGTTGGCGGCCCCCGTCTCTCATGTTTGGTACCTGAAAGGGATCCCAAGTTATGTGGCCATCCTTTTGGATATGCCTCTGCGGGATGTTGAGCAGATTGTTTATTTCAACTGTTATGTGGTCCTGGATGCTGGCGATCACAAAGATCTGAAGTACAAGCAGTTGCTCACGGAAGATGAGTGGCTTGAAATCGAAGATGAGATTTATGCAGAAGATTCGGAAATTGAGAACGAACCCGTCGTTGGGATTGGTGCCGAGGCGCTGAAGCAGCTGCTTGAAGATCTTCAACTCAATGCTGTAGCGGAGCAATTACGTGAGGAGATTGCTGGTAGTAAGGGACAGAAACGCGCCAAGTTGATTAAGCGCCTTCGTGTAATTGATAACTTCATTGCCACCAACGCTCGCCCTGAGTGGATGGTGTTGGATGCCATTCCTGTTATTCCGCCAGATCTGCGGCCGATGGTGCAGCTGGATGGTGGTCGTTTTGCGACCTCTGACCTCAATGATCTCTATCGACGGGTTATTAATCGCAATAATCGTCTAGCCCGCCTTCAGGAAATCCTTGCTCCGGAGATCATTGTTCGCAATGAAAAGCGGATGCTTCAAGAAGCGGTTGATGCCTTAATAGATAATGGCCGACGTGGTCGAACTGTTGTTGGAGCTAATAATCGCCCGCTTAAGTCATTAAGCGACATTATCGAAGGTAAGCAGGGTCGTTTCCGCCAAAACTTGCTTGGCAAGCGTGTGGATTATTCAGGTCGTTCCGTCATCGTGGTGGGACCCAAGCTGAAGATGCACCAGTGTGGTTTGCCTAAAGAGATGGCAATCGAGCTCTTCCAGCCGTTTGTGATTCATCGCCTGATTCGTCAAAACATCGTTAACAACATCAAGGCAGCGAAAAAGCTGATTCAGCGCGCTGACGATGAAGTGATGCAGGTTCTTCAGGAGGTGATCGACGGTCACCCAATCATGCTGAACCGAGCTCCCACGCTCCACCGCTTAGGAATTCAAGCTTTTGAACCCAAATTGGTGGATGGCAGAGCGATCCAACTTCACCCCCTCGTTTGTCCCGCGTTCAACGCTGACTTTGATGGAGACCAGATGGCCGTTCACGTGCCACTCGCTATCGAGGCACAAACGGAAGCCCGCATGTTGATGTTGGCGAGCAACAACATTCTGTCTCCAGCCACTGGTGATCCGATCATCACGCCATCCCAAGACATGGTGCTTGGTTCTTATTACCTAACGGCTTTGCAGCCCCACATGCATCCGATTGAGTTTGGTGATCGCTCTCGCACCTACTCCAGTCTTGAAGATGTGATTCATGCCTATGAAGACAATCGAATCACCTTGCATGACTGGGTTTGGGTTCGGTTTAACGGTGAGGTTGATGACGAAGACGAGCGTGAAGAGCCCATCAAAAGCGAAACCCTCAGTGATGGCACTCGTTTTGAACAATGGACGTATCGCCGTGACCGCTTTGACGAAGACGGCGCTTTGATCAGCCGATACATCCTGACGACCGTTGGACGTGTGGTGATGAATTACACGATCATCGACGCGGTGGCAGCCACCTGA
- the rpoB gene encoding DNA-directed RNA polymerase subunit beta encodes MSSSAIQVAKTVTYLPDLVEVQRASFKWFLDKGLIEELESFSPITDYTGKLELHFVGSEYRLKRPRHDVEEAKRRDATFASQMYVTCRLVNKETGEIKEQEVFIGELPLMTERGTFIINGAERVIVNQIVRSPGVYFKDEQDKNGRRTYNASVIPNRGAWLKFETDKNDLLHVRVDKTRKINAHVLMRAMGLSDNDVVDKLRHPEYYKKSIEAANDEGISSEDQALLELYKKLRPGEPPSVSGGQQLLQTRFFDPKRYDLGRVGRYKINKKLRLTIPDSVRTLTHEDVLSTLDYLINLELDVGGASLDDIDHLGNRRVRSVGELLQNQVRVGLNRLERIIKERMTVGETDSLTPAQLVNPKPLVAAIKEFFGSSQLSQFMDQTNPLAELTHKRRISALGPGGLTRERAGFAVRDIHPSHYGRLCPIETPEGPNAGLINSLATHARVNEYGFIETPFWRVENGVVQKSGDPIYLSADLEDECRVAPGDVATDADGQILAELIPVRYRQDFEKVPPEQVDYVQLSPVQVISVATSLIPFLEHDDANRALMGSNMQRQAVPLLRPERPLVGTGLETQVARDSGMVPISRVNGSVTFVDATAIVVRDEEGYDHTHFLQKYQRSNQDTCLNQRPIVRQGDPVIIGQVLADGSACEGGEIALGQNVLIAYMPWEGYNYEDAILVSERLVNDDLYTSVHIEKYEIEARQTKLGPEEITREIPNVAEESLGNLDEMGIIRIGAFVESGDILVGKVTPKGESDQPPEEKLLRAIFGEKARDVRDNSLRVPSTERGRVVDVRIYTREQGDELPPGANMVVRVYVAQRRKIQVGDKMAGRHGNKGIISRILPREDMPYLPDGTPVDICLNPLGVPSRMNVGQVFELLMGWAAHNLDCRVKIVPFDEMYGAEKSQQTVQAYLKEAASQPGKDWIFNPENPGKLLLRDGRTGEPFDQPVAVGYSHFLKLVHLVDDKIHARSTGPYSLVTQQPLGGKAQQGGQRLGEMEVWALEAYGAAYTLQELLTVKSDDMQGRNEALNAIVKGKPIPRPGTPESFKVLMRELQSLGLDIAVFTDEGKEVDLMQDVNPRRSTPSRPTYESLGVADYDED; translated from the coding sequence ATGAGCAGCAGCGCGATTCAAGTCGCCAAGACCGTCACCTATCTGCCCGATTTGGTGGAGGTGCAGCGGGCAAGTTTTAAGTGGTTTCTGGATAAGGGCCTTATCGAGGAGCTGGAGAGCTTCTCACCCATTACGGATTACACCGGCAAGTTGGAGCTGCACTTCGTAGGAAGTGAGTATCGCCTTAAGCGGCCTCGGCACGATGTGGAAGAAGCAAAACGTCGTGATGCGACTTTTGCATCACAGATGTATGTGACATGCCGTTTGGTTAATAAAGAAACCGGCGAAATCAAAGAACAGGAAGTTTTCATTGGAGAACTTCCATTGATGACTGAACGTGGAACGTTCATCATTAATGGTGCCGAACGGGTCATTGTTAACCAGATTGTTCGTAGCCCAGGTGTTTATTTTAAGGATGAGCAGGATAAGAACGGTCGTCGTACTTACAATGCAAGCGTGATTCCCAATCGTGGGGCTTGGTTGAAGTTTGAGACGGATAAAAATGATTTGCTTCATGTTCGTGTTGATAAGACACGAAAAATTAATGCTCACGTTTTAATGCGGGCGATGGGATTATCCGACAACGATGTTGTCGATAAGCTCAGACATCCCGAGTACTACAAAAAATCGATCGAGGCCGCGAACGACGAGGGCATTAGCTCCGAGGATCAAGCGCTTCTTGAGCTGTATAAAAAGTTGCGTCCAGGGGAACCACCCTCGGTGAGCGGTGGCCAGCAGCTATTGCAAACCCGATTCTTTGACCCCAAGCGTTACGACCTTGGGCGTGTTGGTCGCTACAAGATCAACAAAAAGCTGCGGCTCACGATTCCTGATTCGGTTCGCACCCTCACCCACGAGGATGTTCTGTCGACTCTCGATTACCTCATCAATCTTGAGCTTGATGTGGGTGGCGCAAGCCTTGATGACATCGATCACCTGGGTAATCGACGCGTTCGCTCTGTTGGCGAGCTTCTTCAGAACCAGGTTCGCGTTGGCTTAAATCGCCTTGAGCGGATTATCAAGGAGCGGATGACAGTTGGTGAAACCGACTCACTCACCCCCGCTCAATTGGTGAATCCCAAGCCACTTGTTGCGGCGATTAAAGAGTTCTTCGGCTCCAGTCAGCTGAGCCAGTTCATGGATCAGACGAATCCTCTGGCTGAGCTCACGCACAAGCGCAGGATTTCTGCTCTTGGTCCAGGCGGCCTCACCCGAGAACGCGCAGGCTTTGCTGTGCGAGATATTCATCCTTCTCATTACGGACGTCTTTGTCCGATTGAGACTCCAGAAGGCCCGAACGCTGGTCTCATTAACTCTCTGGCCACCCATGCCCGAGTGAATGAATATGGCTTCATCGAAACTCCGTTCTGGAGAGTCGAGAACGGAGTCGTTCAAAAGAGCGGAGACCCGATCTACCTCTCTGCTGATCTTGAAGATGAGTGTCGTGTCGCTCCTGGTGACGTTGCGACAGATGCCGATGGTCAAATCTTGGCTGAGCTCATCCCCGTTCGTTATAGGCAGGACTTCGAAAAGGTTCCTCCTGAGCAGGTCGATTATGTGCAGTTGTCACCGGTGCAGGTGATTTCGGTGGCGACGTCACTGATTCCTTTCCTGGAACATGACGATGCCAACCGTGCCTTGATGGGGTCCAACATGCAGCGTCAGGCGGTGCCTTTGCTTCGTCCAGAGCGACCTCTTGTTGGTACTGGCCTGGAAACTCAGGTGGCCCGTGACTCAGGAATGGTCCCAATCTCGCGAGTGAATGGGTCGGTTACCTTCGTTGATGCAACTGCAATCGTGGTGCGTGATGAAGAGGGCTACGACCACACGCATTTTCTGCAGAAATATCAGCGCTCCAATCAAGACACCTGCTTAAACCAGCGCCCCATCGTTCGACAGGGTGATCCGGTCATTATCGGTCAGGTTCTTGCGGACGGTTCAGCATGTGAAGGTGGAGAGATTGCTCTCGGCCAGAATGTCCTCATCGCTTATATGCCCTGGGAGGGATATAACTATGAGGATGCGATCCTTGTCAGTGAGCGATTGGTAAATGATGATCTTTATACTTCCGTTCATATCGAGAAGTATGAGATTGAGGCTCGTCAGACCAAATTGGGTCCTGAAGAGATCACCCGCGAAATCCCCAATGTCGCAGAAGAAAGTCTCGGCAATCTCGATGAGATGGGGATTATTCGTATCGGCGCCTTTGTGGAAAGTGGAGACATCCTTGTCGGCAAAGTGACGCCGAAAGGTGAATCTGATCAACCGCCTGAAGAGAAACTGTTGCGTGCGATTTTCGGGGAAAAAGCTCGTGATGTTCGTGACAACTCTTTGCGCGTTCCCAGCACTGAACGCGGTCGTGTTGTTGACGTAAGGATTTACACCCGTGAACAGGGAGACGAATTACCCCCTGGCGCCAACATGGTGGTGCGGGTCTATGTCGCCCAGCGTCGCAAAATTCAGGTTGGCGACAAAATGGCTGGTCGCCATGGCAACAAAGGCATCATCAGCCGCATTCTTCCTCGTGAAGATATGCCCTACTTGCCGGATGGCACCCCAGTGGACATCTGTCTGAATCCTTTGGGAGTACCGAGCCGTATGAACGTGGGGCAGGTGTTTGAGCTGCTTATGGGTTGGGCTGCTCACAACCTCGATTGCCGCGTGAAAATTGTTCCTTTCGACGAGATGTATGGCGCTGAGAAGTCTCAACAGACTGTTCAGGCGTACCTCAAGGAAGCGGCGAGTCAGCCAGGAAAAGATTGGATCTTCAACCCGGAAAATCCAGGAAAACTCCTGCTGAGAGATGGAAGGACCGGTGAACCCTTTGACCAACCTGTAGCGGTTGGATATTCCCACTTCCTCAAGCTGGTCCACCTGGTGGACGACAAAATTCATGCCCGCTCTACCGGCCCTTACTCCTTGGTGACTCAGCAGCCATTGGGTGGTAAGGCCCAGCAAGGCGGCCAGCGTTTGGGTGAAATGGAGGTGTGGGCGCTCGAGGCCTACGGCGCCGCCTACACGTTGCAGGAACTGCTCACGGTCAAGTCGGACGATATGCAGGGACGCAACGAAGCTCTCAACGCCATCGTGAAAGGCAAGCCGATTCCACGTCCCGGTACACCCGAGTCCTTCAAGGTGCTGATGCGCGAACTCCAGTCTCTTGGCTTGGATATTGCTGTGTTTACCGATGAGGGCAAGGAAGTGGATCTCATGCAAGACGTGAATCCACGCCGCAGTACCCCAAGCAGGCCCACATACGAATCCTTAGGCGTCGCGGATTACGACGAGGACTGA